The following proteins are encoded in a genomic region of Brachypodium distachyon strain Bd21 chromosome 1, Brachypodium_distachyon_v3.0, whole genome shotgun sequence:
- the LOC100827011 gene encoding serine/threonine-protein kinase SAPK8 isoform X2 — translation MAGAAAPDRAALTVGPGMDMPIMHDSDRYELVRDIGSGNFGVARLMRDRGTMELVAVKYIERGEKIDENVQREIINHRSLKHPNIIRFKEVILTPTHLAIVMEYASGGELFERICKNVRFGEDEARYFFQQLISGVSYCHSMQVCHRDLKLENTLLDGSPAPRLKICDFGYSKSSVLHSQPKSTVGTPAYIAPEVLLKKEYDGKIADVWSCGVTLYVMVVGAYPFEDPEEPKNFRKTIQRILSVQYSIPDNVDISPECRHLISRIFVGDPALRITIPEIRNHGWLLTKCYFRYF, via the exons ATGGCAGGGGCAGCAGCGCCGGATCGGGCGGCGCTGACGGTTGGACCGGGCATGGACATGCCGATCATGCACGACAGCGACCGGTACGAGCTGGTGCGCGATATCGGCTCCGGCAACTTCGGCGTCGCCCGCCTCATGCGGGACCGCGGCACCATGGAGCTCGTCGCCGTCAAGTACATCGAGCGCGGGGAGAAG ATAGATGAGAATGTCCAGCGTGAGATAATCAACCATAGATCACTGAAGCATCCCAACATCATTAGGTTTAAGGAG GTTATTTTAACTCCGACTCATCTTGCTATTGTCATGGAATATGCATCTGGTGGCGAGCTTTTTGAGAGAATATGTAAAAATGTACGATTCGGTGAAGATGAG GCTCGCTACTTCTTCCAGCAGCTTATATCTGGAGTGAGCTACTGCCATTCAATG CAAGTATGTCACCGTGACTTGAAGCTGGAGAACACACTGTTGGATGGTAGTCCTGCTCCTCGCTTGAAGATATGTGATTTTGGCTATTCTAAG TCTTCAGTTCTccattcacaaccaaaatcaACTGTCGGAACACCTGCTTATATTGCACCTGAAGttcttttgaagaaagaatatGATGGCAAG ATTGCTGATGTATGGTCATGTGGTGTGACACTTTATGTCATGGTTGTTGGTGCATATCCTTTTGAGGATCCAGAAGAGCCTAAAAACTTTCGGAAGACAATTCAG CGTATCTTGAGTGTTCAGTATTCAATTCCAGATAACGTGGACATATCTCCAGAGTGCAGGCATCTAATTTCGAGGATTTTTGTTGGGGATCCTGCTTTG AGGATAACCATCCCTGAAATACGGAACCATGGTTGGTTGCTAACGAAATGTTATTTTCGTTATTTCTAA
- the LOC104581907 gene encoding uncharacterized protein LOC104581907 — MLQVQEVLRLFKIRWKLKKEELRLDQSYIVLSIPTRKESLWMPILQERWLIRKRSSNNGDSQTGQKKPTKRRRTSNPTTRKSSSKKDSQANASMQNALVAAM; from the exons ATGCTGCAGGTTCAAGAAGTTTTGCGGTTATTCAAGATCAGATG GAAATTAAAGAAGGAAGAATTGCGTCTCGATCAGAGCTATATTGTGTTGTCCATACCAACAAGAAAGGAGAGCCTGTGGATGCCTATTTTGCAGGAAAGATG GTTAATTCGCAAACGAAGTAGTAACAATGGAGATTCACAAACTGGACAAAAAAAGCCAAccaagagaagaagaacttcCAATCCGACTACAAGGAAATCAAGTTCGAAAAAGGACTCACAAGCTAATGCCTCGATGCAGAATGCACTAGTTGCAGCAATGTAA
- the LOC100827011 gene encoding serine/threonine-protein kinase SAPK8 isoform X1, whose translation MIDENVQREIINHRSLKHPNIIRFKEVILTPTHLAIVMEYASGGELFERICKNVRFGEDEARYFFQQLISGVSYCHSMQVCHRDLKLENTLLDGSPAPRLKICDFGYSKSSVLHSQPKSTVGTPAYIAPEVLLKKEYDGKIADVWSCGVTLYVMVVGAYPFEDPEEPKNFRKTIQRILSVQYSIPDNVDISPECRHLISRIFVGDPALRITIPEIRNHGWFLKNLPADLMDDDSMSSQYEEPDQPMQTMDQIMQILTEATIPPACSRMNRILTGGLDMDDDMDDLESDSDLDIDSSGEIVYAM comes from the exons ATG ATAGATGAGAATGTCCAGCGTGAGATAATCAACCATAGATCACTGAAGCATCCCAACATCATTAGGTTTAAGGAG GTTATTTTAACTCCGACTCATCTTGCTATTGTCATGGAATATGCATCTGGTGGCGAGCTTTTTGAGAGAATATGTAAAAATGTACGATTCGGTGAAGATGAG GCTCGCTACTTCTTCCAGCAGCTTATATCTGGAGTGAGCTACTGCCATTCAATG CAAGTATGTCACCGTGACTTGAAGCTGGAGAACACACTGTTGGATGGTAGTCCTGCTCCTCGCTTGAAGATATGTGATTTTGGCTATTCTAAG TCTTCAGTTCTccattcacaaccaaaatcaACTGTCGGAACACCTGCTTATATTGCACCTGAAGttcttttgaagaaagaatatGATGGCAAG ATTGCTGATGTATGGTCATGTGGTGTGACACTTTATGTCATGGTTGTTGGTGCATATCCTTTTGAGGATCCAGAAGAGCCTAAAAACTTTCGGAAGACAATTCAG CGTATCTTGAGTGTTCAGTATTCAATTCCAGATAACGTGGACATATCTCCAGAGTGCAGGCATCTAATTTCGAGGATTTTTGTTGGGGATCCTGCTTTG AGGATAACCATCCCTGAAATACGGAACCATGGCTGGTTCTTAAAGAACCTTCCGGCTGATCTTATGGATGATGATAGTATGAGCAGCCAATATGAGGAGCCTGATCAGCCAATGCAAACGATGGACCAGATCATGCAAATTTTAACGGAGGCCACCATACCGCCTGCTTGCTCTCGTATGAACCGCATCCTAACTGGCGGACTCGACATGGACGATGACATGGATGATCTTGAATCGGACTCGGATCTTGATATCGATAGCAGTGGAGAGATTGTGTATGCTATGTGA
- the LOC100841172 gene encoding dof zinc finger protein DOF3.2 produces MIQELLGGTPMDQHHHHQQIKSATNAMAHHHVSSLPMVLQPISANPSPTSSSTSSRSSTQRSPSATSSPQGQGQQQGPEQAPLRCPRCNSSNTKFCYYNNYNLTQPRHFCKTCRRYWTKGGALRNVPIGGGCRKPRPMPAPVAKQSTVVPAASCKSALSGTGIGMAPPPLGLGVGPAMSSWAPQQLMALLNSTRAMQGLHHGGQGHGHGGGGNNVHRLLGLDTMGQLQVLPGHSPNNAMWPPVAHRPMPPPPPMHLDMAGPLGLGLGGHSDLFSNLGLKPPSSSSLAPAASYYNDQLNAVVSNGGGGAGRPNAYESPSSYSCATTMASLPAASSTVSSGLTVGMDQQQPPVSTSSSLAAQEMQYWNSGPAAMSMAAWPDLPALNGAFP; encoded by the coding sequence ATGATCCAAGAACTCCTCGGAGGGACACCCATGgaccagcaccaccaccaccagcagatCAAGAGCGCCACCAACGCTATGGCACACCACCACGTGTCGTCGCTCCCCATGGTGCTGCAGCCCATCTCCGCCAACCCGTCGCCGACATCTTCCTCGACGTCGTCCCGCTCGTCCACGCAGCGGTCGCCGTCGGCCACGTCGTCGCCGCAAGGGCAGGGGCAGCAGCAGGGCCCCGAGCAGGCGCCGCTGCGGTGCCCGCGGTGCAACTCCTCCAACACCAAATTCTGCTACTACAACAACTACAACCTCACCCAGCCCCGGCACTTCTGCAAGACGTGCCGCCGCTACTGGACCAAGGGCGGCGCGCTCCGCAACGTGCCCATCGGCGGCGGATGCCGCAAGCCGCGGCCCATGCCGGCCCCCGTCGCCAAGCAGAGTACCGTGGTGCCCGCGGCCTCGTGCAAGTCCGCCTTGTCCGGCACCGGCATCggcatggcgccgccgcccctcggCCTCGGCGTCGGCCCGGCCATGTCGTCCTGGGCGCCGCAGCAGCTCATGGCACTTCTCAACAGCACCAGGGCCATGCAAGGCCTGCATCACGGGGGGCAAgggcacgggcacggcggaggcggcaaCAACGTTCACCGGCTTCTTGGGCTGGACACCATGGGCCAGCTCCAGGTCCTGCCGGGCCACTCGCCCAACAACGCCATGTGGCCGCCGGTCGCGCACAGgccgatgccgccgcctccgccgatGCATCTCGACATGGCCGGCCCGCTAGGCCTGGGCCTGGGCGGCCACAGCGACCTGTTCTCGAACCTCGGGCTCAAGCCGCCCTCGTCATCCTCGCTGGCGCCGGCCGCGAGCTACTACAACGACCAGCTGAACGCGGTTGTGAGcaacggcgggggcggcgccgggcgccCCAACGCGTACGAGTCCCCGTCGTCCTACTCTTGCGCCACCACGATGGCGTCTCTCCCCGCGGCCTCGTCGACCGTCTCCAGCGGCCTCACCGTCGGGATGgatcagcagcagccacccgtgtcgacgtcgtcgtcgctcgCCGCGCAGGAGATGCAGTACTGGAACAGCGGCCCCGCGGCGATGTCCATGGCGGCGTGGCCCGACCTGCCCGCTCTCAACGGCGCATTCCCATGA
- the LOC100829239 gene encoding transcription factor HHO5, with amino-acid sequence MGLDVGEIGAPLDLGLDLKLFVARTAGRLAAAKEAPSMDACIRGLEEERRKIEVFRRELPLCVRLLAEVIEMMKEQAGKRSEVRDAEAKAEDNDKRKWMSTAQLWVDNRGSDSDSVVQKEQKKETTLPKPMLLGGAGGAPAPLMAVGFGAMPPPAPPSSQYFSREDKVAASTEGLPALPMMSPVLKRPFSPGVDDRRPAPSAKFATIMPPPALSLQSQEQQARKTRRCWSPELHRQFVAALRQLGGPQVATPKQIREVMKVDGLTNDEVKSHLQKYRLHNQRSSGSSSSSHSIVLVGDHWPPQEQSSSQSRSPEAEGPLQFSSSGVAVSAATVSDSSEEDDRSDGHSRK; translated from the exons atgGGGCTGGATGTTGGGGAGATCGGGGCGCCCCTGGACTTGGGCCTGGACCTGAAGCTGTTCGTCGCGCGGaccgccggccggctggcggccgccaaggAGGCGCCGTCGATGGACGCCTGCATCAGGGGCCTCGAGGAGGAGCGCCGCAAGATCGAGGTCTTCAGGCGCGAGCTGCCGCTCTGcgtccgcctcctcgccgaaG TGATCGAGATGATGAAGGAGCAGGCGGGGAAGAGGAGCGAAGTCCGGGACGCGGAGGCCAAGGCGGAAGACAACGACAAGAGGAAATGGATGAGCACGGCGCAGCTTTGGGTCGACAACCGCGGCAGCGACTCCGATTCCGTG GTTCAGAAGGAGCAGAAGAAGGAGACCACCTTGCCCAAGCCGATGTTGCTCGGCGGTGCCGGTggtgcgccggcgccgttgATGGCGGTCGGCTTCGGCgcaatgccgccgccggcgccgccttcttctcAATACTTCAGCAGAGAGGACAAGGTTGCTGCTAGTACAGAAGGCCTGCCTGCTCTGCCGATGATGTCTCCGGTTTTGAAGAGACCGTTTTCTCCCGGCGTTGATGACCGTCGTCCTGCTCCCTCTGCAAAATTTGCAACCATCATGCCACCTCCGGCGCTTAGCTTGCAGTCTCAGGAGCAGCAAGCAAGGAAGACAAGGCGGTGCTGGTCGCCGGAGCTTCACCGGCAGTTTGTTGCTGCCTTGCGTCAACTTGGTGGCCCTCAAG TTGCTACTCCAAAGCAAATCAGGGAGGTGATGAAGGTTGATGGGCTCACCAACGACGAAGTGAAAAGCCATCTTCAG AAATACCGGCTGCACAACCAAAGGTCGTCTGGCTCTTCTTCGTCGAGCCATTCTATTGTGCTGGTTGGCGATCACTGGCCTCCTCAGGAACAAAGCAGCTCCCAGTCCAGGTCCCCTGAAGCTGAAGGCCCCCTTCAATTCTCTAGTTCAGGGGTAGCCGTCTCGGCAGCCACCGTCAGCGACAGTTCTGAGGAAGATGACAGGTCAGATGGCCATAGCCGGAAATGA
- the LOC100827011 gene encoding serine/threonine-protein kinase SAPK8 — protein sequence MAGAAAPDRAALTVGPGMDMPIMHDSDRYELVRDIGSGNFGVARLMRDRGTMELVAVKYIERGEKIDENVQREIINHRSLKHPNIIRFKEVILTPTHLAIVMEYASGGELFERICKNVRFGEDEARYFFQQLISGVSYCHSMQVCHRDLKLENTLLDGSPAPRLKICDFGYSKSSVLHSQPKSTVGTPAYIAPEVLLKKEYDGKIADVWSCGVTLYVMVVGAYPFEDPEEPKNFRKTIQRILSVQYSIPDNVDISPECRHLISRIFVGDPALRITIPEIRNHGWFLKNLPADLMDDDSMSSQYEEPDQPMQTMDQIMQILTEATIPPACSRMNRILTGGLDMDDDMDDLESDSDLDIDSSGEIVYAM from the exons ATGGCAGGGGCAGCAGCGCCGGATCGGGCGGCGCTGACGGTTGGACCGGGCATGGACATGCCGATCATGCACGACAGCGACCGGTACGAGCTGGTGCGCGATATCGGCTCCGGCAACTTCGGCGTCGCCCGCCTCATGCGGGACCGCGGCACCATGGAGCTCGTCGCCGTCAAGTACATCGAGCGCGGGGAGAAG ATAGATGAGAATGTCCAGCGTGAGATAATCAACCATAGATCACTGAAGCATCCCAACATCATTAGGTTTAAGGAG GTTATTTTAACTCCGACTCATCTTGCTATTGTCATGGAATATGCATCTGGTGGCGAGCTTTTTGAGAGAATATGTAAAAATGTACGATTCGGTGAAGATGAG GCTCGCTACTTCTTCCAGCAGCTTATATCTGGAGTGAGCTACTGCCATTCAATG CAAGTATGTCACCGTGACTTGAAGCTGGAGAACACACTGTTGGATGGTAGTCCTGCTCCTCGCTTGAAGATATGTGATTTTGGCTATTCTAAG TCTTCAGTTCTccattcacaaccaaaatcaACTGTCGGAACACCTGCTTATATTGCACCTGAAGttcttttgaagaaagaatatGATGGCAAG ATTGCTGATGTATGGTCATGTGGTGTGACACTTTATGTCATGGTTGTTGGTGCATATCCTTTTGAGGATCCAGAAGAGCCTAAAAACTTTCGGAAGACAATTCAG CGTATCTTGAGTGTTCAGTATTCAATTCCAGATAACGTGGACATATCTCCAGAGTGCAGGCATCTAATTTCGAGGATTTTTGTTGGGGATCCTGCTTTG AGGATAACCATCCCTGAAATACGGAACCATGGCTGGTTCTTAAAGAACCTTCCGGCTGATCTTATGGATGATGATAGTATGAGCAGCCAATATGAGGAGCCTGATCAGCCAATGCAAACGATGGACCAGATCATGCAAATTTTAACGGAGGCCACCATACCGCCTGCTTGCTCTCGTATGAACCGCATCCTAACTGGCGGACTCGACATGGACGATGACATGGATGATCTTGAATCGGACTCGGATCTTGATATCGATAGCAGTGGAGAGATTGTGTATGCTATGTGA